AATACATTTTTTTGAATAGAAAATAATTTCCGGTATTTCTGAATTTTCCGGCACTTGTACGCTCTTCCGTGATGAACCAAAATTTGTGAAATATATTTTGTATAACCCGCAGCCATTCATCCCCGGTCTTTTAAGACCGGGGATGAATGGCACCCACAAACGGGCAGATTGAGCGGATGAACTGAACATTGAAAGAGGCAACGGTGAAGCGTTATCACTACGGAACCCATGATCAGCTAAAAGAACATATACAGACCTTTGTGACGGCCTATCACTTTGCCAAACGGCTCAAAACATTACATGGCCTCACGCCATACGAATATATCTGCAACATCTGGACTTCTGCTCTGGATCGCTTTAAGTTTAATTCGTTCCACTACACTGTGGGACTAAACAATTACGGTTGAAAAACTGACGCACCCATTGGGTATCAAACGCATGTTCCCGGTCCGGGATACCTGCCTCCGCCAACACCGCAAAATATTCTTTCGGCCAATGCGGATTTGAATTAAATGCCACCGGTTTCCTGAGCAACACCCGCGGATGTTGCTCAACAACTTTTTTCATGCACGGAATGCTATACGACAACCTGAAATAAAAAAATGAAAATATCAGACAAATCAAAGTTGAAATCAACCCCAGCGGACCGTAGCCTCCAGGAAATGAATGACGTAGAATAACTGTTAGGCACCAAATGAGGTTTCTGGGGGAGACGTGGTTATACTTCGTACCAAGCTATCTCGCATCATCTTTCTAGCCAGTATCTTGGTGTCGTTTATCGCGATTCATTTCACCAGCGTACTCGATGGAATCGGCGAGGAGCTTGTCGGGAAAGGGGGACGCTGCGCTCCCCCTTACATCCCCCCTCTATCGAACGCATTCATCCCCGTGGCAAGCCACGGGGTATTCTGCGACAGATTTCGATAAAATTCGTCAAAACTCACCGCTGTATTCGCCCGTCTATAATTCCCCAGCCGCTACAGCATTCTCCAGGATCTCAGACATCGGCACCTTGATGCCTTTGCGATTTGTTGCAGGAGTACCACGGTAATATTCTTTTCCCTGTGCTCGATTGTTCAGGAACGGGGACGAGTTGTTCACAAAGCGCAGATACCGGTAAACTCAAATAAGCAGCACTCTAAAAATCAGTTTTTTTCCGGAACTCTTCAGGAGTCATTCCCATTTGTTGCCGGAAAATTCGAAAAAACTGGGTGTAACTTCCAAAACCGGAATCCATTGCCAGTGTGAGAAGGTCGTATTTCGGGTGTTTAAACATGAGATTGATAAAGCGGTCGAGTTTTACACGGTTACGAAATTCGGTAATTGAGATACCCATTTCCTTTTTGAACATGCGGCTGATCTGGCTCGGGCTGATATTGAATTCACCGGCGAGAACGTCAAGATTTTTATGATCATTGGAATGAGACAGCAGATAGATAATTTTTTGGATGTGTGGCGACACAGGCTGATGAATATTGATTGTAGCGTTTTCATGAAAATCTTTCCAGAGTCCGGCAACGAGATATCCTAGCCCGAGCCGGTAAATGACAGGATGAGTCTTTTGTTGTGCGGCAACATCCGGTAGAAGTTTTTCATATAGACGTGCCGTTGCGAGATGGAAGCGGCGGCAGAAATATTCCTGCGGATCGCGGGCTTTCAACGGCATGAGATAACGGCTTTTACACAGCGTGTTTAAAAAGGATTGCCGCACTGTGATATTCCACATCTGGAAGTCAGAACTGCGGTCATACAGAACATGTTCCTGTGCCGGAAAGAGAAATACGATTCCGCGCGCCTCCAGATTATAAATGCGGTCGTTAACGTTATATTTTGCCTGTCCGCGTTCCACAAAATTAATTTCGAGGTGCTCATGATGATGCGGTGCAGCAATGGTTTCCGGCGCTTCATGGCGCGTGATGGATCCATATTTATCATCTTTGTGCAGTATCAGTGTTTCTTTCGGCATACCGGCTCCTTGCGCAAAAAATGCAAACAGAAGTTTTTTAAATGTAAAGTCCGTTTTCTTGCGGTGCGATAATTTTGATTCGAACAATAAGAATTTTAACGTGAGGATTGATAATGGAAATGAACGGAAATTTTTCTACTGACGGCAAAGAATTTATTTTAAACGATCCATTGTTACAGCGGCCCTGGATGAATGTGCTGTCTAACGGGCGCTGGTGCTATGTTGCGAGTCATCTTGGCGGCGGCTATTCTTTTATTGATCAGCCGAATGTCGGACGCATTACGCGCTGGCATATTGACGGCGTTCCGCGCGATACCGTTGGGAAATTTTTATTTCTGTGCGATGAAAAATCTGGCGACTGGTGGAACGCGAACGGTTATCCGCCGTTTGATCCGCTGGATTCATGGCGCTGTCATATCGGACTTGGTTATAACCGGATTGTTTCGGCGCATCATGGAATTGAAGCGGAGCAAACGTGGTTTACGCCGATGCCGGATGCATCAAAAACCGGCACATTTGAAGTCGGTGATGCATGCTTGATTTGGACGGTTCAACTTAAAAATACCTCTGACCGGGAACGAGAAATCTCTGCAACATCATATGTGGAGCTGGCACCGGGCAACTGGTTTGAAGACACATCGTGGCGCGAGTTTTATACATTGATGCAACGGCAGGAATTTAAGGATAACACATTGTACAACCGCTCAACGCTCTGGGTGAAACATACCGGCGGCTGGCAGGCTCAGAATTCAGATGCAAACAACATTCCTTTTGATTACGCAGTTTTTTTGAACAGTTCGGCACCGGTGGATAGCTATGAAGGTGATCGCTATCAATTTATTGGTGCGTATCGCGATTTAAAGTCGCCGCAGGCAATGGAACAGAAAACACTTTGCAATGTTGTCGCTACGGGGCGTGATGCCTGTGCCGCACTTCGCAGCCGGTTTGTTTTACAGCCCGGTGAACACATCGAATATGTTTTAATTCTCGGTGCGACTCCGGTAGATTCACGAGATGCATCCGGTTTGTATGAAAAATATAACACGCCGGAAAAAGCGCGTGCAGCATTTGAAAACCTGAATGCATACTGGAACAACGTGATTTCTTCTCCAATGGTGGAAACGCCGGATGGCGATCTCAACACGATGGTGAATATCTGGTTTAAATATCAGGGTGCAATTCTCTCGTGGTGGAACCGCAATACAGGATACTGCTATTCCGGTATTTATAATTACGGCGTTCGCGATGCCTGCCAGGATGCTGTTTCCCGTCTGAGCCAAGATCCGGAATGGGTGCGTGGATTGATCCTGAAAAAAATCATGATCTGGCAGTTTGACGACGGCGATTATGCGCACAACGGCAATTTCATGAATATGTTCGGTGCGCGCACATTCCATTCCGACGACCCGTTAAACCCGCTGTTCATCGTGGCACACTACTGCCGTGAAACCGGCGACTTTTCAATCCTTGATGAAAAAACACAGTGGGTAAATCCGCAAACCGGAATTTCCGGCGATTCAAAAAAACCGGACGCATCAATTTATGAACATCTGATCGCCGGAATTGAGTTTTTCTGGAGTCAATTTTCGGACCGCGGCCTACCGTTAATTCTGAAAGCGGACTGGAATGATGCGCTCGATCAGTGCGGTAAAACTCCGGAACTGGATGAGAATAAAAATATTATTCCGGGAACATCGGGACAGGCGGAATCTGTAATGCTTGCGGGCTGGGCATGCATTTGTATAGAGATGTTTTATGAATGCATGGAAAAAGCTGGGGATTTCCAGCGGCTGGAAATCTATCGCCGGAAAATCGCAGAGCTAAAGATGCGTGTAAATGAACTCTGCTGGGACGGCGACTGGTACCGGCGCGCGACGCACCATTCCGGCTGGGTTCTCGGCACAAAAGAGCAACTGGACACCGGCGGAGCATTTTTCGGGAATCCGAATGCATTTGCAGTGATCGCCGGAATTGCCGATGTCTCGCGCATAGAAAAAATAATGAACAGTTTTGAAAAATATCTGGACACAGAATATGGTAGCCGCTGTTTTTATCCGCCGTTTGCCGAACCGGAAAAAC
Above is a window of Kiritimatiellales bacterium DNA encoding:
- a CDS encoding helix-turn-helix transcriptional regulator, with protein sequence MPKETLILHKDDKYGSITRHEAPETIAAPHHHEHLEINFVERGQAKYNVNDRIYNLEARGIVFLFPAQEHVLYDRSSDFQMWNITVRQSFLNTLCKSRYLMPLKARDPQEYFCRRFHLATARLYEKLLPDVAAQQKTHPVIYRLGLGYLVAGLWKDFHENATINIHQPVSPHIQKIIYLLSHSNDHKNLDVLAGEFNISPSQISRMFKKEMGISITEFRNRVKLDRFINLMFKHPKYDLLTLAMDSGFGSYTQFFRIFRQQMGMTPEEFRKKTDF